From the genome of Marinobacter antarcticus, one region includes:
- a CDS encoding YajD family HNH nuclease produces MSQNAGNTSKVDKLLAEQRDYIAKREGGYRERALKLYPWVCGRCAREFTRINLRELTVHHVDHDHDNNPADGSNWELLCVYCHDEEHSKFEDFVRYGGSSEKRREAATHNPFAGLKDALEKNN; encoded by the coding sequence ATGAGCCAGAATGCCGGCAACACAAGCAAGGTAGATAAGCTACTGGCTGAGCAGCGTGACTATATCGCGAAGCGCGAAGGCGGTTATCGCGAGCGCGCGCTGAAGCTGTACCCGTGGGTGTGCGGGCGCTGTGCCCGTGAGTTTACCCGCATAAATTTGCGGGAACTGACGGTGCATCATGTCGATCACGACCACGACAATAATCCTGCCGATGGCAGTAACTGGGAATTATTGTGCGTGTACTGTCACGACGAAGAGCACAGTAAGTTTGAAGATTTCGTGCGCTATGGTGGTAGTTCTGAAAAAAGGCGGGAAGCGGCTACGCACAATCCATTTGCCGGTCTCAAGGACGCGCTTGAGAAGAACAATTGA
- a CDS encoding potassium channel family protein, with protein MKAIFIGASNTAIMTAEFLLKRNHEVIIIEIDKEKIDMISNELDCGFLHGDGSKPSLLRETNPEETDVLFCLTGHDQTNIIASLVGRSLGFKKVVTKIEDPSFEHICVELALTATIIPSRTIGRHLADMFEGRDSFEISTMFRYGASTFSFVAQEKHVGTIQDLALSGDSRVICIYRKEKLILPEENERIELNDEVIIITHQNNLETLNAQLDLAVNDKPDDSKK; from the coding sequence ATGAAAGCAATATTTATTGGTGCAAGTAACACCGCTATAATGACAGCAGAATTTTTGTTAAAGCGTAATCATGAAGTGATTATCATCGAGATTGATAAAGAAAAAATCGATATGATCAGCAATGAATTAGACTGTGGCTTTCTGCATGGTGATGGTAGTAAACCTTCACTGTTGCGTGAGACTAACCCGGAAGAAACGGATGTGCTTTTCTGCCTTACCGGCCATGACCAAACAAACATCATTGCTAGCCTTGTCGGGCGTTCATTAGGGTTTAAAAAAGTTGTTACCAAGATTGAAGACCCGAGTTTTGAGCACATCTGCGTAGAACTGGCACTGACAGCCACTATTATTCCATCACGCACTATAGGTCGCCATCTGGCTGACATGTTTGAAGGCCGTGACTCGTTTGAGATTTCTACCATGTTTCGTTACGGTGCATCCACCTTCTCGTTTGTTGCACAAGAAAAGCATGTAGGCACAATACAGGATTTAGCGTTATCCGGAGACAGCCGTGTAATATGCATCTATAGAAAAGAAAAACTGATTCTTCCAGAAGAAAACGAACGGATTGAGCTGAATGATGAGGTGATTATTATTACTCACCAGAATAATCTTGAAACCTTAAATGCGCAGCTAGATTTGGCCGTCAATGATAAACCGGATGATTCTAAAAAATAG
- a CDS encoding TrkH family potassium uptake protein — MTIISSQLTYAVRMPVLAKYLGLLAFMLALLTLAPLGAAVIFQDYQIAIRYLGVIAVLLIFWGVSRSIAEPRQIQTNEALTIVALAFVFSPLLMTFPFMGSGLTFYNALFEAISAVTTTGLSVTTDLASKPQSFLFARSWMQWYGGLGIVVLSVAMMMGHQVSSRSLSEPLGAETLATTTRTHARQTLIIYCSLTVTGIVMVWLISGNGMMAVNHVLAAVSTGGFSSFDNSLADIDSWYSRFGIISLSLCGALPLPLYIIIFSKNWRTGIRDSELLALVIAIFVLSILLFISLHFNSGMGLEAAAGHSLFLGISAQTTAGFTTLDIDSIDNGAKLSMIVSMLIGGSVGSTAGGIKLLRFLILLRMIQVVVKRTTMPLQAVQYPRLGDKKLEETEVQRVLILILLFIGIIVISWFAFLMYGYAPMNALFEVVSASATVGLSTGITSVDMPVPLKLVLCLDMLFGRLEIIALLVVLYPPNWIGKRKGL, encoded by the coding sequence ATGACTATTATCTCATCACAGCTGACTTATGCGGTTCGCATGCCTGTATTAGCAAAATACCTGGGGTTGCTTGCTTTTATGCTGGCTTTACTGACCCTTGCGCCTCTGGGTGCCGCAGTAATTTTTCAGGATTACCAGATTGCTATACGTTACCTCGGTGTTATTGCTGTACTACTGATTTTCTGGGGTGTATCACGATCCATTGCAGAACCCAGGCAGATACAGACGAATGAGGCGCTGACCATCGTTGCGCTGGCCTTTGTGTTTTCCCCGTTACTGATGACGTTTCCGTTTATGGGAAGCGGTTTAACTTTTTATAATGCCTTATTTGAGGCGATCTCTGCTGTCACCACGACAGGTCTGTCGGTGACTACAGATCTCGCAAGCAAGCCGCAAAGCTTCTTATTCGCGCGGTCATGGATGCAGTGGTATGGCGGCCTGGGGATCGTGGTGCTTTCTGTTGCAATGATGATGGGGCATCAGGTTTCCAGCCGCAGCCTGAGTGAGCCTTTGGGTGCTGAAACGCTGGCGACAACTACGCGTACCCATGCACGTCAGACACTGATTATCTACTGTTCGCTGACCGTAACAGGCATTGTTATGGTCTGGTTGATCTCCGGTAATGGCATGATGGCCGTAAACCATGTATTAGCCGCAGTATCAACTGGTGGATTTTCCTCGTTTGATAACAGCCTTGCGGACATTGATAGCTGGTATAGTCGATTCGGTATTATCAGTTTAAGCCTGTGTGGCGCCCTGCCCTTGCCGCTGTATATCATTATCTTTTCAAAAAACTGGCGCACTGGTATTCGCGATTCGGAATTACTGGCACTTGTTATAGCAATATTCGTGTTGAGCATTCTGTTATTTATCTCTTTGCATTTTAATTCAGGCATGGGTCTGGAAGCCGCAGCTGGACATTCGTTATTCCTGGGCATTTCTGCACAGACCACGGCTGGCTTTACCACACTGGATATCGATTCGATAGACAATGGCGCCAAGCTAAGCATGATCGTATCAATGTTAATTGGTGGCAGTGTGGGCTCGACGGCTGGTGGCATCAAGTTATTACGTTTCCTGATTCTGCTGCGCATGATTCAGGTTGTGGTGAAACGTACGACAATGCCGTTACAGGCGGTGCAATATCCAAGGCTGGGTGACAAAAAGCTGGAAGAAACGGAAGTGCAGCGGGTGCTTATCCTTATCCTGCTATTTATTGGTATTATTGTTATCTCCTGGTTTGCTTTTTTGATGTATGGCTATGCGCCTATGAATGCACTGTTTGAGGTGGTTTCTGCAAGCGCCACGGTTGGCTTGAGTACCGGTATAACCTCTGTAGACATGCCAGTCCCACTGAAACTGGTTTTATGTTTGGACATGCTATTTGGACGACTCGAAATTATCGCACTACTCGTAGTGCTATATCCTCCAAACTGGATAGGTAAACGTAAGGGATTATAA
- a CDS encoding VIT1/CCC1 transporter family protein — translation MKHTERHRTQRIGWLRAAVLGANDGIVSTASLVLGVAAAGADAQGILVAGVAGLVAGSMSMAAGEYISVSSQADTERADLARESRELIASPEGEQQELTAIYIERGLDPALASDVATQLMKHDALGAHARDELGISVSLAARPVQAALASASSFTVGAALPLLIVVLFPFASLMWAVSGSSLLFLALLGLLSAKAGGAPVIAATSRVTFWGALAMAMTAGVGALFGVSA, via the coding sequence ATGAAGCATACCGAAAGGCATAGAACTCAAAGAATTGGATGGCTTCGCGCGGCTGTTCTCGGAGCCAATGATGGCATTGTCTCCACTGCCAGTCTTGTCTTGGGCGTGGCTGCAGCGGGTGCTGACGCACAAGGCATCTTGGTTGCCGGCGTCGCTGGTCTGGTCGCTGGATCTATGTCGATGGCTGCCGGCGAGTATATTTCGGTCAGTTCACAGGCCGATACCGAGCGCGCCGATCTGGCACGAGAGAGTAGAGAATTGATCGCCAGTCCCGAGGGCGAACAACAGGAACTCACGGCAATTTACATCGAGCGCGGGCTGGATCCGGCACTCGCCTCAGATGTGGCTACCCAGTTGATGAAGCATGATGCACTGGGAGCACATGCACGTGATGAGCTGGGCATCTCCGTTTCCTTGGCAGCTCGACCCGTTCAGGCGGCGCTTGCTTCTGCCAGCTCGTTTACGGTGGGTGCTGCTCTTCCGCTTCTGATCGTCGTTTTGTTTCCATTTGCCTCACTCATGTGGGCCGTCTCAGGCAGTTCGCTACTATTTCTTGCACTGCTGGGCTTGCTGTCCGCCAAAGCCGGAGGTGCCCCGGTAATTGCCGCCACCTCACGCGTGACCTTTTGGGGCGCATTGGCAATGGCAATGACGGCAGGAGTGGGGGCGCTCTTCGGGGTTTCAGCTTGA
- a CDS encoding cation-transporting P-type ATPase, with translation MTQAEAAKRLDRYGPNEITEKKTSTWRKFLSYFWGPIPWMIEEAMVLSGVLRHWADFFIILLLLVANGMVGFWEERQAGNAIDALKARVKRDGKWVTWYLISIP, from the coding sequence CTGACCCAGGCCGAGGCGGCCAAGCGACTGGACCGGTATGGCCCCAACGAGATCACCGAGAAAAAGACCAGCACCTGGCGCAAATTCCTGAGTTATTTCTGGGGCCCGATCCCTTGGATGATCGAGGAGGCGATGGTTCTGTCGGGGGTGCTCCGGCACTGGGCGGACTTTTTCATCATCTTGCTGTTGCTGGTGGCCAATGGGATGGTCGGCTTCTGGGAAGAGCGCCAGGCCGGCAACGCCATCGACGCGCTCAAGGCCCGGGTCAAGCGCGATGGCAAATGGGTCACCTGGTATTTAATTTCTATCCCCTGA
- a CDS encoding MarC family protein, with protein sequence MNPLLTHALAVFMAFFAIMNPIANTAVFYGLTGDRENIEQRKIATKSLTITFFIILVFAVFGKYIFHLFGITLPALRITGGILVFLIGYRMLHGESSKLHTAKERSDTDITVSPLAVPLLAGPGTIATAMNYSAAGGWMEILITLSTFSALCFITFFCFIYSSKILSIVGKSGVGIVTRLMGFILAVIGVQMLVEGLNVAIKISPIGS encoded by the coding sequence ATGAACCCATTACTTACGCATGCCCTAGCGGTTTTTATGGCCTTTTTTGCAATCATGAACCCTATTGCAAACACAGCGGTATTTTATGGCTTGACGGGCGACAGGGAAAATATTGAACAGAGAAAAATTGCTACAAAGTCTCTAACCATCACATTTTTTATTATTTTAGTATTTGCAGTCTTTGGGAAATATATTTTCCATTTATTTGGAATAACTCTTCCCGCATTAAGGATCACTGGAGGTATTCTGGTATTCCTTATCGGATACCGCATGCTTCATGGTGAAAGCTCAAAATTACACACAGCCAAAGAGCGATCCGATACGGACATAACGGTATCGCCTCTTGCTGTTCCTCTGCTTGCGGGGCCAGGAACCATAGCAACGGCTATGAACTACTCGGCAGCAGGAGGGTGGATGGAAATTTTAATTACACTTTCTACATTTTCGGCGCTATGTTTTATTACCTTCTTTTGTTTTATTTATAGTTCAAAAATACTATCCATAGTAGGTAAAAGCGGGGTTGGAATTGTTACGCGATTAATGGGATTCATTCTGGCGGTTATAGGTGTTCAAATGTTGGTAGAGGGACTGAATGTAGCAATAAAGATCTCGCCAATCGGAAGCTAA
- a CDS encoding D-amino acid dehydrogenase, which produces MKRIAVIGGGITGITTAYTLAKRGLDVTVYEKHRYAAMETSFANGGQLSASNAEVWNNWQTVAKGIKWMFRNDAPLLVNPKPSWHKLSWFAEFVAAMPQYEKNTTETARLAIAARDFLFEWAREEGIDFDLKKQGILHIYRDKTGFDHAANVSKLLAAGGLERHAVSPEEMRAIEPTLAGTYYGGFFTESDSTGDIHKFTNGLAEAILRLGVKTCYGHTVTELSADQSNAWVTSFDGEQQTRETYDGVVICAGVGSRELAAKLGDRVNIYPVKGYSITVELDDEVSQNSAPTVSLLDDATKLVTSRLGDTRFRVAGTAEFNGYNRNIRDDRIRPLTRWVEQCFPGVCTRRVVPWAGLRPMLPNMMPRVGPGNLPTVFYNTGHGHLGWTLSAITAEMLADTVATASAGHTVSATR; this is translated from the coding sequence ATGAAGCGAATTGCAGTTATTGGGGGTGGTATTACCGGTATCACGACCGCTTACACGCTGGCCAAGCGTGGCCTGGATGTCACCGTTTACGAGAAGCACCGTTATGCGGCGATGGAAACCTCCTTCGCCAACGGTGGTCAACTGTCGGCTTCCAATGCCGAGGTCTGGAATAACTGGCAGACCGTAGCCAAGGGCATTAAGTGGATGTTTCGCAATGACGCCCCGTTGCTGGTCAACCCCAAGCCCTCCTGGCATAAGTTGAGCTGGTTTGCCGAGTTTGTTGCCGCGATGCCCCAGTACGAAAAAAACACCACCGAAACCGCGCGATTGGCGATTGCCGCCCGTGACTTCCTTTTTGAGTGGGCGCGAGAAGAAGGTATCGATTTCGACCTCAAGAAGCAGGGCATCCTGCATATCTATCGGGACAAAACCGGTTTCGACCACGCTGCGAACGTCTCGAAACTGCTGGCCGCTGGAGGCCTGGAGCGCCACGCTGTCTCTCCAGAGGAAATGCGTGCAATCGAACCCACCTTGGCCGGCACCTATTACGGTGGGTTTTTCACCGAAAGCGACTCAACCGGTGATATCCACAAGTTCACCAACGGCCTGGCGGAGGCGATTCTGCGTCTCGGGGTCAAGACCTGCTACGGACACACGGTGACCGAACTGAGTGCGGATCAATCCAATGCTTGGGTAACCTCATTTGACGGCGAACAGCAAACCCGTGAAACCTACGATGGCGTGGTGATTTGTGCGGGTGTTGGTAGCCGGGAGCTGGCGGCGAAACTGGGAGACCGCGTCAACATTTATCCGGTCAAGGGCTATTCCATTACCGTTGAGCTGGACGATGAGGTCTCGCAAAACTCGGCGCCGACCGTCAGCCTGCTGGACGATGCCACCAAGCTGGTGACCAGCCGGCTGGGTGATACTCGTTTCCGGGTGGCGGGTACGGCGGAATTCAACGGGTACAATCGCAATATCCGGGATGACCGGATTCGCCCGCTCACCCGCTGGGTAGAGCAATGCTTCCCGGGGGTCTGTACCCGGCGGGTTGTGCCCTGGGCGGGACTGCGCCCCATGCTGCCCAATATGATGCCGCGAGTAGGGCCGGGCAACCTTCCCACTGTGTTCTATAACACGGGTCATGGTCACCTGGGCTGGACCCTGTCGGCAATCACTGCTGAGATGCTGGCCGATACCGTTGCAACCGCATCGGCTGGCCATACGGTGAGTGCTACCCGCTAG